One window of Trifolium pratense cultivar HEN17-A07 linkage group LG5, ARS_RC_1.1, whole genome shotgun sequence genomic DNA carries:
- the LOC123885713 gene encoding uncharacterized protein At2g37660, chloroplastic-like codes for MASTSAASTFLQFHSLSSSQLFITKLPNNNNNNQISLSFSSFSKQTSNYKRVYAKAVSTDSQKPLTQDKQNTPSSSSSKLVLVLGASGGVGQLVTASLLQRNIKSRLILRDLEKAKALFGEQDEERLQVFKGDTRKEGDLDPSIFEGVTHVICCTGTTAFPSRRWDDENTPERVDWVGVKNLISVLPSSVKRVVLVSSIGVTKCNELPWNIMNLFGVLKYKKMGEEFLQNSGFPYTIIRPGRLTDGPYTSYDLNTLLKATAGQRRAVLIGQGDKLVGEASRIVVAEACIQALDLEVTENQIYEVSSVEGEGPGNDTQKWRELFEAARSS; via the exons ATGGCTTCTACAAGTGCTGCTTCCACTTTCCTTCAGTTTcattctctttcttcttctcaaCTTTTCATCACCAAActccctaataataataataataaccaaatatccctttctttttcttctttttccaaACAGACTTCTAATTACAAGCGCGTTTATGCAAAAGCTGTTTCTACAGACTCACAAAAACCTCTTACTCAGGATAAACAAAACACTCCCTCATCATCATCTTCCAAACTGGTCCTTGTTCTTGGTGCCTCAGGAGGTGTTG GGCAGCTAGTTACAGCATCACTGCTTCAACGGAATATTAAGTCGCGATTGATTCTTAGGGATCTTGAGAAAGCTAAAGCACTGTTTGGTGAACAAGATGAGGAGAGATTGCAG GTATTCAAAGGAGACACAAGGAAGGAGGGTGATTTGGATCCATCTATATTTGAA GGAGTCACTCATGTGATTTGCTGCACTGGAACAACGGCTTTTCCTTCGAGGCGGTGGGATGATGAAAATACACCAGAAAGAGTTG ATTGGGTGGGAGTGAAGAATCTAATATCCGTGTTGCCTTCGTCGGTGAAGAGAGTTGTTCTTGTGTCATCAATAGGTGTGACAAAGTGTAATGAATTGCCATGGAA CATTATGAACCTATTTGGTGTCTTGAAGTATAAGAAGATGGGCGAGGAATTTCTTCAGAATTCTGGCTTTCCATATACCATAATTAG ACCTGGAAGGTTGACAGATGGACCATACACATCTTATGATCTCAATACTTTACTCAAAGCAACAGCCGGCCAACGACGAGCAGTACTTATAGGTCAAG GAGATAAACTAGTGGGAGAGGCCAGTAGAATCGTTGTGGCTGAAGCCTGTATACAGGCACTAGACTTAGAAGTCACTGAAAATCAAATATACGAAGTTAGCTCTGTCGag GGTGAAGGTCCCGGAAATGATACTCAGAAGTGGCGAGAATTATTTGAGGCCGCGCGCTCTAGCTAA